One Defluviitoga tunisiensis genomic window carries:
- the rimO gene encoding 30S ribosomal protein S12 methylthiotransferase RimO has translation MNRFHIVKLGCPKNDADSEILRGILESKGYEYTSNPANANYIFINTCGFIEDAKKESIEVIFEYLMLKNEKKDLKVIPFGCLSERYYTEILEEIPELDGLYGVLSPYTIVDKLENGVCMYKDTEPETIYEYKARSKPSEYYAYVKIGDGCNRNCTFCSIPSFKGKPKSRDIIDIKKEVEFLVNNGVKEIILVSQDSCLYGVDNYKKQALPELLKTLNTIKGEFWIRVMYLHPDFLNKEIIETIHYTDKVVKYFDVPIQHISSNILTRMGRIKKKQDLINLIEQIRKYPSAIRTTLMVGFPGETEEDFFELIDFVKEIKFERLGSFTYSKEEDTPSYNMPNHVDEETKIKRQEELMSTQQKISSEVMNSFVGKTLKVLVEEQEDNVYIARTYLDAPEIDGNIFFKCKKKIKLGEFVNVKVTGNYEYDLEGEVVENEYSQFIKPF, from the coding sequence ATGAACAGGTTCCATATAGTGAAACTAGGTTGTCCAAAAAATGACGCTGATTCAGAAATCCTTAGAGGTATACTGGAAAGTAAAGGCTATGAATATACATCCAATCCTGCAAATGCAAATTATATTTTTATAAATACATGCGGTTTTATAGAAGACGCCAAAAAAGAAAGTATTGAAGTGATATTTGAATATCTTATGCTTAAGAATGAAAAAAAAGATTTAAAAGTTATTCCATTTGGTTGCCTGTCAGAAAGGTATTATACAGAAATATTAGAAGAAATACCCGAGCTTGATGGGCTTTATGGCGTATTATCGCCCTATACTATTGTTGACAAATTAGAAAATGGCGTGTGTATGTACAAAGATACAGAACCAGAAACTATTTATGAATATAAAGCTAGATCTAAGCCTTCTGAATATTATGCATATGTTAAAATTGGTGATGGATGTAACAGAAATTGCACTTTTTGTTCTATACCTTCCTTTAAAGGTAAACCAAAAAGTCGGGATATAATTGATATTAAAAAAGAAGTCGAATTTCTGGTTAATAATGGTGTGAAAGAAATCATTTTAGTATCGCAAGATAGCTGTTTATATGGTGTTGACAATTACAAAAAACAAGCTCTACCTGAGTTATTAAAAACGTTAAACACCATAAAGGGTGAGTTTTGGATAAGGGTAATGTATTTACACCCAGATTTTTTAAATAAAGAAATAATTGAAACCATTCATTACACTGATAAAGTAGTTAAGTATTTTGATGTACCTATTCAACACATTTCTTCCAACATTTTAACCAGAATGGGTAGGATAAAAAAGAAACAGGATTTAATTAATCTAATAGAGCAAATAAGAAAATATCCATCCGCAATAAGAACAACTTTAATGGTAGGATTTCCAGGCGAAACCGAAGAAGATTTTTTTGAGCTTATAGATTTTGTAAAAGAAATAAAGTTTGAAAGGCTTGGAAGCTTTACTTATTCTAAAGAAGAAGATACACCTTCATATAACATGCCAAATCATGTAGATGAAGAAACAAAAATAAAGAGACAAGAAGAACTTATGAGCACTCAACAAAAAATATCAAGTGAAGTTATGAACTCTTTTGTAGGAAAAACTTTAAAAGTATTAGTCGAAGAACAAGAAGATAATGTTTATATTGCAAGAACTTATCTTGATGCTCCAGAGATTGATGGAAACATCTTTTTTAAATGCAAGAAAAAGATAAAGCTTGGGGAGTTTGTAAACGTAAAAGTAACCGGAAATTATGAATACGATCTGGAAGGAGAAGTAGTAGAGAATGAATATTCCCAATTTATTAAGCCTTTCTAG
- a CDS encoding uracil-xanthine permease family protein, whose protein sequence is MKKFVLGLQHLLAAFGATILVPLLVGIDPKLALFSAGVGTLIFHICTKMKVPVFLGSSFAFVAPLITVFTQTGDYAYAAGGSVVAGALYLVFAMIVKIVGVEKISKLFPPHIVGTMIIIIGMTLAPTAVSMASENWIIALVALSTALLISTLTKGFVSNLSVIIGMSVGYIVASLMGEVDFSILKAGSVFAVPEFVIPKFRLDAILIIAPVVLATFMEHIGDITTNGSVVGKDFVKDPGLHRTLIGDGLATMFAGLMGSVPNTTYSENTGVLAITKNYDPRTLRIAAVLAIAFSFFNKAGLFLQTIPHAVIGGVSFILFGMIASIGVKTLANSKVNFDNPKVLMIIAVMLTIGLGGVKITIGNFEMAGVALSSLVGISLNLILPDELLKKADKKVKVSDKKEYIEIK, encoded by the coding sequence GTGAAAAAATTTGTTTTAGGGTTACAACACTTGCTTGCTGCGTTTGGTGCAACTATTTTAGTTCCATTATTGGTGGGTATAGATCCAAAGTTAGCTTTATTTTCTGCAGGGGTTGGTACGCTTATATTTCATATTTGTACTAAGATGAAGGTTCCTGTTTTTCTTGGTTCTAGCTTTGCTTTTGTAGCACCTTTAATCACTGTTTTTACCCAAACAGGAGATTATGCTTATGCTGCTGGGGGTTCTGTTGTTGCGGGAGCTCTTTATTTGGTTTTTGCGATGATTGTTAAGATCGTAGGGGTAGAAAAAATTTCGAAATTATTTCCACCACATATTGTAGGAACAATGATAATAATTATTGGCATGACACTAGCTCCAACTGCAGTAAGTATGGCCTCTGAAAATTGGATAATAGCATTAGTTGCTCTTTCAACTGCTTTATTAATTTCTACATTGACAAAAGGTTTTGTAAGTAATTTATCAGTTATTATTGGAATGTCAGTAGGATACATAGTAGCATCTTTAATGGGTGAGGTTGATTTTTCTATATTAAAAGCAGGATCAGTGTTTGCTGTTCCCGAGTTTGTAATTCCTAAGTTTAGGTTGGATGCAATATTAATAATTGCTCCAGTTGTGTTGGCCACCTTTATGGAACATATTGGAGACATAACTACTAATGGTAGTGTTGTTGGTAAGGATTTTGTCAAAGATCCGGGTTTACACAGGACATTAATTGGAGATGGTTTAGCTACAATGTTTGCAGGTTTAATGGGTTCTGTTCCTAATACTACATATAGTGAAAATACTGGGGTACTTGCCATAACTAAAAATTATGATCCTAGAACATTAAGAATTGCAGCAGTTCTTGCAATAGCATTTTCTTTTTTTAATAAAGCCGGTTTATTTTTACAGACTATTCCACATGCAGTAATTGGAGGTGTGAGTTTTATTCTTTTTGGAATGATAGCCTCAATTGGGGTTAAAACATTAGCTAATTCTAAGGTAAATTTTGATAATCCTAAAGTTTTAATGATTATTGCAGTGATGCTTACTATTGGACTAGGTGGGGTAAAAATAACTATAGGAAATTTTGAAATGGCAGGAGTGGCTTTAAGTTCGTTAGTTGGAATTTCTTTAAATCTAATTCTTCCCGATGAGCTGCTAAAAAAAGCAGATAAAAAAGTCAAGGTTTCAGATAAAAAAGAGTACATAGAAATTAAGTGA
- a CDS encoding dihydroorotate dehydrogenase — protein sequence MEVDVLGIKFKNPIVIASGPGGNGRELNEFIDLSKLGGFTTKTITFKPKIGNPPPRIINIDNGVINSIGLENSGFDSFLNDDLPFLNELNTNVIASIGGYNVEEFCYMIKNLNNTNIKIIELNLSCPNVDKGGDTILNDLEETKKIVKQASKISQKPLFVKLGIECNLEELAKIVLENGADGLTLINAPKGTKVNLDKNNPVELSRGFGGVSGPIIKPLALSCIYRVKKIFPDVSIIGMGGVVSKADVLEFLKVGATLVGIGYGVMMDPQLPINIIDDL from the coding sequence GTGGAAGTAGATGTTCTTGGGATTAAATTTAAAAATCCAATTGTTATTGCTTCGGGACCTGGAGGAAATGGTAGAGAATTAAATGAATTCATAGATCTATCTAAACTCGGAGGATTCACAACTAAAACTATTACCTTTAAGCCTAAAATTGGGAACCCACCACCAAGAATAATAAACATTGATAATGGAGTAATTAATTCAATAGGATTAGAAAATTCGGGGTTTGACTCCTTTTTAAATGATGATCTGCCATTTTTAAACGAACTCAATACCAACGTTATTGCAAGTATAGGAGGTTATAACGTTGAAGAATTTTGTTATATGATCAAAAATCTTAACAATACCAATATAAAAATTATTGAACTCAATCTTTCTTGTCCTAATGTTGATAAGGGAGGCGACACGATCTTAAATGATTTAGAAGAAACAAAAAAGATTGTTAAACAAGCGAGTAAGATATCGCAAAAGCCTTTATTTGTAAAACTAGGTATTGAATGTAATTTGGAAGAGTTGGCTAAAATTGTACTTGAAAACGGGGCTGATGGTTTAACCCTTATTAACGCTCCAAAAGGGACTAAAGTGAATTTAGATAAGAATAATCCCGTAGAACTTTCACGTGGATTTGGAGGAGTAAGTGGTCCTATAATAAAACCTTTGGCCTTGAGCTGTATTTACAGAGTTAAAAAAATCTTTCCTGATGTTTCTATAATTGGGATGGGAGGCGTTGTTAGCAAAGCTGATGTTTTAGAATTTTTAAAAGTTGGGGCGACTTTAGTAGGTATTGGTTATGGAGTTATGATGGATCCACAATTACCAATTAATATTATTGACGATTTGTGA
- a CDS encoding acyl-CoA synthetase family protein: MSFVRTVYFYNNLRKNLSKSREEILNIRKTKFNKLVKYAYENIPFYKAYYTSFGIKKKDLESINITDLPTINKGILMDNFDKFFIDKRITKIQVEKFLSDNPDPTSLLFNRYYVIHSSGTSGKVGFYLYSRKEWDFIKAISTRIFSNFTITRKKYAFLGAIDGHYAAISLFLSPLHQVEQYFYKDYLVMDINRPLQNYVNVLNEFKPQILTGYPNGIKILAELQKKGTLNIYPQNIVTGGEILQKDTKIFIKEVWDKAELTNSYATSESLAMGVARDDLDGMYIYDDAIWLEIQESGSILTNLYNYTLPLIRYQLSDSFRTLSDKNTIWPFTKVDEIIGRSEITPIFINEDGEKDFIHPIVIAEIFVEGVTAFQFVQTSDVSFIFKIVISKESKLSETQIINNVRTKLSNLLQKKNMKNVSFEIEVVSELKPDPKTGKFRLITTNKQ; the protein is encoded by the coding sequence ATGAGTTTTGTACGAACAGTTTACTTTTATAACAATCTTAGAAAAAATCTTTCAAAATCAAGAGAAGAAATTTTAAACATAAGAAAAACTAAATTCAATAAACTAGTAAAGTATGCTTATGAAAACATTCCCTTTTATAAAGCATATTATACTTCTTTTGGAATTAAGAAAAAAGATCTTGAATCTATTAATATTACAGATTTACCTACGATAAACAAAGGTATTTTGATGGATAACTTTGATAAATTCTTTATCGATAAAAGAATTACAAAAATACAGGTTGAAAAATTCTTATCAGATAACCCTGATCCAACATCCTTATTATTTAATAGATATTATGTAATTCACAGTTCAGGGACCAGCGGTAAAGTAGGTTTCTACTTATATAGCAGAAAAGAATGGGATTTTATAAAGGCTATATCCACAAGAATATTTTCTAATTTTACTATTACTCGAAAAAAATATGCTTTTTTAGGTGCAATTGATGGACATTATGCTGCAATTAGTCTTTTTTTATCCCCTTTACATCAGGTTGAGCAGTATTTTTATAAAGATTACCTTGTGATGGATATAAATCGCCCCTTACAAAACTATGTGAATGTATTGAATGAGTTTAAACCTCAAATTTTAACAGGATATCCAAATGGCATAAAAATATTAGCTGAACTTCAAAAGAAAGGTACCTTAAATATATACCCCCAAAATATTGTAACAGGAGGAGAAATCTTACAAAAAGATACAAAAATATTTATAAAAGAAGTGTGGGACAAAGCAGAATTAACCAACTCTTATGCAACTTCAGAATCATTGGCAATGGGGGTAGCCCGTGACGATCTTGATGGAATGTACATTTATGATGATGCTATTTGGCTTGAAATTCAAGAAAGTGGTTCTATATTAACCAATTTATATAATTATACCCTACCTCTTATAAGGTATCAGTTATCTGATAGTTTTCGTACATTAAGTGATAAAAATACAATATGGCCATTCACAAAAGTTGATGAAATAATTGGAAGAAGTGAAATAACTCCTATATTTATAAACGAAGACGGAGAAAAAGACTTTATACATCCAATAGTAATCGCTGAAATCTTTGTAGAAGGAGTAACTGCCTTTCAGTTTGTTCAAACCAGTGACGTATCTTTCATATTTAAAATCGTTATTTCTAAAGAATCCAAACTTTCTGAGACTCAAATAATCAATAATGTAAGAACAAAACTGAGCAATCTTCTTCAGAAAAAAAACATGAAGAATGTTTCCTTTGAAATTGAGGTCGTTTCAGAGTTAAAACCAGATCCTAAAACAGGAAAATTCAGATTAATAACAACTAATAAACAATAA
- the polA gene encoding DNA polymerase I, giving the protein MSKIGDLYLIDGSGIAYRAFFALGEWMSTSDGIPTNAIYGVTRMLLKLLKTYVKKDEDSIIFVMDKKTTTYRNELLESYKAQRPETPEKYIQQIPYIYELVENLGIKVIAMDNYEADDVIASIVEKKKNLYDKVYIITSDKDMMQLVKDNVFILRPEKGISEIVLYDAKEVENKMGVPPEKIQDLLALMGDASDNIPGVKGVGEKTAQKLLKDFENLEDIFNNLNKIKGAVKKKLEEQKEEAFLSKKLVQLMTDAPIEDIYKDEEIIYRGFKKELKDLLIRLEFNSILKELDLAESQDQINNEITMQNTENKGEKRNYSSKGKYSIFSSQNYKELFKIIDEHEIISIDFETTSLDPYEADLVGIAICIKPFEAYFLDLYKDDKRWKITEELINLISKKKIVGQNLKYDVSVLKVNELNLNNIYFDTMIAAYLLNPDSRRFNLDDLAKEYLDYKTIKYKEIMGNNNKSDLKLLTLGDMDKKTVADYAGEDADIAYRLFEVLKPKLEEFDLIALFEKIEMPTINVLSEMEVNGVYFDLKELKELEEEYNKKLDSLLSQMRKMAGYDFNPNSPKQVGELLYDHLGLKGKRKTKSGSYSTDADSLEALKDEHPIIATLLEYRKYQKLLSTYIIAIPKLVNKKTGRVHTSFNQTGTATGRLSSSEPNLQNLPIREEEGERIRKTLKAQKEDYCILSADYSQIELRVLAHITKDPILIDAFKNNKDVHSLTAAAIFGVKLEDVDQNMRRIGKTVNFSLIYGSSAYGLSENLGIPVEDAKNFIDKYFETYKKVKEIQEESLKLAKKNGYVETIFGRKRFLKNIKTSKSELKRIAINAPIQGSAADIMKLAMINIYNELPKEAKLILQVHDEVLIELPEEIVDKVTTIVKNCMENAVELDVPLKVDVTVGKSWQK; this is encoded by the coding sequence GTGAGTAAAATAGGAGATTTATACTTAATAGATGGTTCTGGAATTGCATATAGAGCTTTTTTTGCATTAGGAGAATGGATGAGCACAAGTGATGGCATCCCAACTAATGCAATTTATGGAGTTACTAGAATGCTTTTAAAATTATTAAAAACATATGTTAAAAAAGATGAAGATTCCATTATTTTTGTTATGGATAAAAAGACTACTACATATAGAAATGAACTTCTTGAAAGTTACAAGGCACAACGGCCTGAAACTCCTGAAAAATATATTCAACAGATACCTTATATTTACGAACTTGTTGAAAATTTAGGTATCAAAGTAATCGCTATGGACAACTATGAGGCTGATGATGTTATTGCCTCCATTGTTGAGAAAAAAAAGAATCTTTATGATAAAGTATATATTATAACTTCAGATAAAGATATGATGCAGTTGGTAAAAGATAATGTATTCATTTTAAGGCCTGAAAAAGGCATTAGTGAAATTGTACTTTACGATGCAAAAGAAGTTGAAAATAAAATGGGTGTACCTCCAGAAAAAATTCAAGATTTATTAGCCCTTATGGGAGATGCTTCTGATAATATTCCTGGAGTAAAAGGAGTGGGTGAAAAAACTGCTCAAAAACTTCTTAAAGATTTCGAAAATCTAGAAGACATTTTTAATAATTTAAACAAAATAAAAGGGGCAGTTAAAAAAAAGTTAGAAGAACAAAAAGAAGAAGCGTTTTTAAGCAAAAAATTAGTCCAATTAATGACCGATGCACCTATAGAAGATATTTACAAAGATGAAGAAATCATATATAGAGGATTTAAAAAAGAATTAAAAGATTTGTTAATTCGTTTAGAATTTAACTCTATTTTGAAAGAATTAGATTTAGCTGAATCGCAAGATCAAATAAACAATGAAATAACAATGCAAAATACGGAGAATAAAGGAGAAAAGAGAAATTATTCATCAAAAGGAAAATATTCAATTTTCTCATCACAAAATTACAAAGAATTGTTTAAAATAATTGATGAACATGAAATCATTTCGATAGATTTCGAAACTACCTCATTGGACCCTTATGAAGCTGATCTGGTTGGAATAGCTATATGCATTAAACCATTTGAAGCTTATTTTTTAGATCTGTACAAAGACGATAAACGATGGAAAATAACAGAGGAACTGATAAATTTAATATCTAAAAAGAAGATAGTCGGACAAAACCTAAAATATGACGTATCAGTTTTGAAAGTTAATGAATTAAATCTAAACAATATTTATTTTGATACCATGATTGCCGCTTATCTCTTAAACCCTGACAGCAGAAGATTCAATCTTGATGATCTAGCAAAAGAATATTTAGATTATAAAACAATAAAATATAAAGAAATAATGGGAAACAATAATAAAAGTGACCTAAAATTATTAACCTTAGGAGATATGGACAAGAAAACAGTTGCTGATTATGCCGGAGAAGACGCAGACATTGCATATAGATTATTTGAAGTATTGAAACCTAAGTTAGAAGAATTTGACTTAATTGCCTTATTTGAAAAAATTGAAATGCCAACCATTAATGTTCTTTCCGAAATGGAAGTAAATGGCGTATATTTTGACTTAAAAGAATTAAAAGAACTTGAAGAAGAATATAACAAAAAATTAGATAGTTTACTTTCTCAAATGAGAAAAATGGCAGGATATGATTTTAATCCAAACTCTCCTAAACAGGTTGGAGAATTACTTTATGATCATTTAGGCTTAAAAGGAAAAAGAAAAACCAAAAGTGGTTCATATTCTACTGACGCTGATTCTTTAGAAGCTTTAAAAGATGAACATCCAATAATTGCAACGCTTCTAGAATATAGAAAGTATCAAAAACTTCTCTCAACTTATATAATCGCCATCCCTAAATTGGTAAATAAAAAGACGGGAAGGGTTCATACTTCCTTCAATCAAACCGGAACAGCAACCGGAAGACTAAGTAGTAGCGAACCTAATTTACAAAATCTTCCTATACGAGAAGAAGAAGGAGAAAGAATTAGGAAAACCTTAAAAGCCCAAAAAGAAGATTATTGCATATTAAGCGCAGATTACTCACAAATAGAATTAAGAGTTTTAGCTCATATAACAAAAGATCCTATTCTAATTGATGCTTTCAAAAACAATAAAGATGTACATTCACTAACAGCTGCTGCAATATTTGGTGTAAAATTAGAAGATGTTGACCAAAATATGAGAAGAATAGGCAAAACTGTTAATTTTTCTCTAATATATGGTTCATCAGCATATGGCCTATCTGAAAATCTCGGAATACCTGTAGAAGATGCCAAAAACTTTATTGATAAATACTTTGAAACGTATAAAAAAGTCAAAGAAATTCAGGAAGAAAGTTTAAAATTAGCAAAAAAGAATGGATATGTAGAAACAATTTTTGGCAGAAAACGATTCTTAAAAAATATCAAAACATCTAAGTCAGAATTAAAAAGAATCGCTATAAACGCCCCTATACAAGGAAGTGCAGCTGATATTATGAAACTGGCGATGATAAATATATATAATGAACTTCCAAAAGAGGCTAAGTTAATACTGCAAGTTCACGATGAAGTATTGATAGAACTACCAGAAGAAATTGTAGATAAGGTCACAACAATCGTTAAAAATTGCATGGAAAATGCTGTAGAATTAGATGTTCCTTTGAAAGTAGATGTAACTGTTGGTAAAAGTTGGCAAAAATAA
- the pgsA gene encoding CDP-diacylglycerol--glycerol-3-phosphate 3-phosphatidyltransferase: protein MNIPNLLSLSRIFLAIPVFILTALGEKYFIAALIVFIVASLTDLFDGLIARKKGQVTDLGKFLDQISDKILINSTFIALLTTGNIPGWFVALIVGRDTYVSGLRMFLASKDIIIPADILGKIKTVLEIVLIVLIYLQLWNILSNILLYLTLIISLVSAANYTIKNLKAFTEA, encoded by the coding sequence ATGAATATTCCCAATTTATTAAGCCTTTCTAGAATATTTCTAGCTATACCTGTCTTTATACTAACAGCATTAGGAGAAAAATATTTCATAGCAGCATTAATAGTATTCATTGTTGCTTCGTTAACAGACTTATTTGACGGATTAATTGCTAGAAAAAAGGGACAGGTTACTGATCTTGGCAAATTTCTTGATCAAATATCTGACAAAATACTAATAAATTCTACTTTTATTGCATTATTAACCACAGGAAATATTCCTGGATGGTTTGTAGCATTAATTGTTGGCAGAGATACGTATGTTAGTGGTCTTAGAATGTTTTTAGCAAGTAAAGATATTATTATACCCGCTGACATCTTAGGAAAAATAAAAACAGTTCTAGAAATAGTCTTAATTGTATTGATTTATTTGCAACTTTGGAATATTCTTAGCAATATCTTGTTGTACTTAACACTTATCATAAGTTTGGTCTCTGCTGCAAATTACACTATCAAAAATTTGAAAGCATTTACAGAGGCTTAA
- a CDS encoding iron-sulfur cluster-binding protein, which yields MELVKVIEKKVIKDYFVLTVETNKTFNSKPGQFFMLNLLDSLNLPKPFSVMDEKGNYLSFLIKIVGSFTEKISSLKYGDSLLIRGPYGVPIINKIDLTKKYILLGGGCGSAPLIYFSKEYPQLVKDTLFSFKEVYIQSILPKLTLFIDDIMGMTPVEFLSQNQEKLENSGAILCGSKGLLNSFFDTFPNMKNRSYVSLEENMGCGSGLCKGCPVQTVAGVKMVCKDGPIFKANEVNLEWK from the coding sequence GTGGAACTAGTTAAAGTTATTGAAAAAAAAGTAATTAAAGACTATTTTGTTCTAACTGTTGAGACAAATAAAACCTTCAATTCAAAACCTGGTCAATTTTTTATGTTAAATTTATTAGATTCTCTCAATTTACCAAAACCCTTTTCAGTAATGGATGAAAAGGGTAATTATTTATCTTTTCTAATAAAAATTGTGGGATCTTTTACTGAGAAAATTTCTTCTCTGAAGTATGGAGACTCTCTTCTTATAAGAGGACCATATGGAGTACCAATAATCAACAAAATTGATTTAACAAAAAAATATATTCTGTTAGGTGGAGGATGTGGTTCAGCACCTTTAATTTATTTTTCTAAAGAATATCCACAGTTAGTAAAAGACACACTATTTTCTTTTAAAGAGGTATACATACAATCAATTCTTCCAAAACTGACTTTGTTCATAGACGACATTATGGGAATGACTCCAGTAGAATTTCTATCTCAAAATCAAGAAAAACTGGAAAATTCAGGAGCCATACTTTGCGGTAGTAAAGGATTGTTAAATAGTTTTTTTGACACTTTTCCAAATATGAAGAATCGTTCTTATGTTTCCCTTGAAGAAAATATGGGATGTGGGTCTGGTTTATGTAAGGGTTGTCCTGTTCAAACTGTAGCTGGTGTTAAGATGGTATGTAAGGATGGACCTATTTTCAAAGCAAATGAGGTGAATTTAGAGTGGAAGTAG
- a CDS encoding dihydroorotase: protein MKILIKNANTTSHSTNGIKNIVIENERISQISDTEIEGNFNLVIDAKFKKLIPGLIDMHVHLRDPGFEERENLETGLKAALNGGVTSVGVMPNTDPCIDNPYLVDYLNLKSEKLNLAKLFSISAVTKKREGKELVEMEKISNRGIVAFSDDGNPVEDPYLLLRALEITKKIKKPIINHCEVKELSKLGCIREGFYSNYYGISGVPDVAESIMVARDIEMARYTQSHIHIAHLSTKSSVDLIRNAKTKNIPVTSEVTHNHLLFTDKSISDFSSSKKVNPPLPTIDDQLALIEGIKDGTIDIIVSDHAPYTKEEKSVDFTKAPYGISGVETLLSSLILISKNHEIDFSRLIDKVTYFPAKIFDLGLIGDIKEGYLADLVLLDLEKEWLVEEKSLVSKGKNTPFLGSTLPGKIEMVMVSGVIKIIGGRFTWN from the coding sequence ATGAAGATACTTATAAAAAATGCCAATACAACTTCTCATTCAACGAATGGAATAAAAAATATAGTTATTGAAAATGAAAGAATAAGCCAGATTAGCGATACAGAGATAGAGGGTAATTTTAATTTGGTTATTGATGCGAAGTTTAAAAAACTTATTCCAGGTTTAATAGATATGCACGTTCATTTAAGGGACCCAGGATTTGAAGAGAGAGAAAATTTAGAAACAGGATTAAAAGCTGCATTGAATGGTGGGGTAACTTCTGTTGGGGTGATGCCGAATACGGATCCTTGCATTGATAATCCCTATCTTGTAGATTATTTGAATCTAAAGTCAGAAAAACTTAATTTAGCTAAATTGTTTTCTATATCAGCTGTAACAAAAAAAAGAGAAGGAAAAGAATTAGTTGAGATGGAAAAGATTAGTAATAGAGGGATTGTGGCGTTTAGTGATGATGGAAATCCTGTTGAAGATCCATATTTATTATTAAGAGCTTTGGAAATAACAAAAAAGATAAAAAAACCTATTATTAATCATTGTGAAGTCAAAGAGTTATCAAAACTGGGTTGTATTAGAGAGGGGTTTTATTCTAATTATTATGGTATTTCAGGGGTTCCCGATGTAGCTGAATCTATAATGGTAGCTAGAGATATAGAAATGGCTCGATATACTCAATCTCATATTCATATTGCTCATCTTTCTACAAAATCGTCAGTTGACTTAATAAGAAATGCAAAAACAAAGAATATTCCAGTTACTTCTGAGGTTACTCATAATCACCTTCTTTTTACCGACAAAAGTATTTCAGATTTTTCTTCCAGTAAAAAAGTTAATCCCCCACTTCCGACAATTGATGATCAATTAGCCCTAATAGAAGGAATAAAAGATGGAACTATAGATATTATTGTAAGTGATCACGCACCTTATACTAAAGAAGAAAAATCTGTAGATTTTACTAAAGCACCATACGGGATCTCAGGTGTAGAAACCCTGCTTTCATCCCTGATATTAATTTCTAAAAACCATGAGATAGATTTTTCTAGGTTAATTGATAAAGTAACTTATTTTCCTGCGAAGATTTTTGATTTGGGATTAATAGGAGATATAAAAGAGGGATATTTGGCTGATTTAGTTTTATTGGATTTGGAAAAAGAATGGCTTGTTGAAGAGAAATCACTTGTCTCTAAAGGAAAAAATACTCCCTTTTTAGGTTCAACATTGCCTGGGAAAATAGAAATGGTTATGGTATCAGGTGTAATAAAAATTATAGGAGGAAGATTTACGTGGAACTAG
- a CDS encoding macro domain-containing protein gives MNKIVNQINLNNVFIKIIYGDITEEKVDAIVNAANSELKHGGGVAETIAKKGGPTIQEESNEYVKKHGFIKTGNVAVTGGGKLNCKYIIHAVGPIWKDGTNNEEILLYSAVYNSLTKADELGLKSIALPAISAGIFGYPIEKAVKMYFAAVYDFICHSSKSLKEIRFVVYDEKLLEYFLKEFDIQ, from the coding sequence ATGAACAAAATTGTAAATCAAATTAATTTAAATAACGTTTTTATAAAAATCATATATGGAGACATCACGGAAGAAAAGGTTGACGCAATTGTCAATGCTGCTAATTCTGAATTAAAACATGGAGGGGGTGTAGCAGAAACAATTGCAAAAAAAGGTGGGCCTACCATACAAGAAGAATCAAATGAATATGTTAAAAAACATGGATTTATTAAAACCGGAAATGTAGCAGTAACTGGTGGAGGAAAACTAAATTGTAAATATATAATTCATGCTGTAGGACCTATTTGGAAAGATGGAACAAATAATGAAGAAATACTTTTATATAGCGCAGTTTATAACTCATTAACAAAAGCTGATGAGTTAGGGCTAAAATCAATCGCACTTCCCGCAATCAGCGCTGGTATTTTTGGCTATCCAATTGAAAAAGCAGTAAAAATGTATTTTGCAGCCGTTTATGATTTTATTTGTCACAGCTCTAAATCTTTAAAAGAGATACGTTTTGTTGTGTATGATGAAAAACTATTAGAATACTTCTTGAAAGAATTTGATATTCAATGA